From a single Gimesia fumaroli genomic region:
- the cls gene encoding cardiolipin synthase, whose protein sequence is MDWLTAALTLCGYLITLALIPNILLKKKRHPVSTVSWILTILLLPGLGGIIYLFFGINRVQRRSLSKEKANQSLAPKLPQVIQNQLLSREDYLPLNQNLMRLAQNITHTVPTFGNQIELLNDTNRTLGLIKQAIMNAEHSLHLEYYIWQPDRSGTLIRDMLIEKAKAGVEVRFLYDGFGSLNLRNRFFKPMLEAGIQVAPFLPGASFRERWSFNLRNHRKLVLVDGKIAFTGGMNIGDEYLGQDAVLGFWRDTHLKIEGPEALQLQQVFAEDWFFATGEALTQPQYYPHPSTTGNITAQTLSSGPEKNADVFLTLFFAAINEARDSIVLATSYFVPPESLTTALESAAQRGVKVTLLVAGKSANPTTVYAGRSYYDSLLDVGVEIYEYNKGIIHSKSLTIDGCWSLVGTANFDFRSLILNFEVGLAIYDRKFASRLRESIENDLLGAVKIREEDWEKRSKLVILRQNLCRLFAPVM, encoded by the coding sequence ATGGATTGGCTGACAGCAGCTTTAACGCTCTGTGGTTATCTGATCACCCTGGCTCTGATTCCCAACATCCTGCTGAAAAAGAAACGTCACCCGGTTTCAACGGTCTCCTGGATTCTGACCATTCTGCTGTTACCCGGCCTGGGGGGCATCATCTATCTGTTTTTCGGAATCAACCGCGTCCAGAGACGTTCGCTCTCCAAAGAAAAAGCCAATCAGTCGCTCGCACCCAAGCTTCCGCAAGTCATACAAAATCAATTGCTCTCCCGGGAAGACTATCTGCCGCTTAATCAGAATTTGATGAGGCTGGCACAGAACATCACACACACGGTGCCCACATTTGGAAACCAGATCGAACTCTTAAACGACACAAATCGCACACTGGGGTTGATCAAACAGGCAATTATGAACGCCGAGCACTCTCTGCACCTGGAATACTATATCTGGCAGCCAGATCGCTCCGGTACACTCATACGTGATATGCTCATTGAAAAAGCAAAAGCGGGAGTCGAAGTTCGATTTCTGTATGATGGTTTTGGCTCATTGAATTTACGTAATCGTTTTTTCAAACCGATGCTGGAAGCGGGAATTCAGGTGGCACCGTTTCTTCCCGGTGCCAGTTTTCGAGAACGATGGTCGTTCAATTTACGGAATCACCGCAAACTGGTCCTCGTCGACGGTAAGATCGCTTTTACGGGCGGTATGAATATCGGCGATGAATACCTGGGACAGGACGCCGTCCTGGGGTTCTGGCGCGATACGCACCTCAAAATCGAAGGTCCCGAAGCACTGCAGTTACAGCAGGTCTTTGCCGAGGACTGGTTTTTTGCGACGGGTGAAGCCTTAACTCAGCCTCAGTACTATCCTCATCCTTCCACAACCGGGAACATCACCGCGCAAACACTTTCTTCAGGGCCGGAAAAAAACGCCGATGTCTTTTTGACCCTGTTTTTCGCCGCAATCAATGAAGCGCGTGACAGCATTGTACTGGCAACATCTTATTTTGTTCCGCCGGAATCACTCACGACCGCTCTCGAATCGGCTGCCCAACGAGGAGTCAAGGTGACACTGCTCGTCGCCGGCAAATCAGCAAACCCGACCACCGTGTATGCAGGGCGTTCCTATTACGATTCACTGCTGGATGTCGGCGTGGAAATTTATGAATATAACAAAGGTATCATTCACTCAAAATCGCTGACCATTGATGGCTGCTGGTCACTGGTAGGAACGGCAAACTTTGACTTCCGCAGCTTAATTCTCAACTTTGAAGTCGGCCTGGCCATCTACGACCGGAAATTCGCATCGCGACTCAGAGAATCAATTGAGAACGACCTCCTGGGTGCCGTCAAAATTAGAGAAGAAGATTGGGAGAAACGTAGCAAACTGGTCATTTTACGACAAAATCTGTGTCGGCTGTTTGCCCCGGTCATGTAG
- a CDS encoding c-type cytochrome has protein sequence MITGSRLSSISAVIVLLLVSIPSAVMAMKPALSLPIEDLENAILEEVSPGDYRILVEGQPLERMTGAEFPALRNLEIKLQNKNLREKQADRTINALLIAMARIADEPTLIYLHELYESYPERRNDVAEAISWYARENQRRDADWRILVRSLNMVEGEQAKAVMKTLAKFRRRSNKAQWIRQAILVGLEQDAEGQQLASDLLEHWTGKQLKQLTSEKQSPMLAWQKWFAEKYPDELAAVLPVEAKDSRWKYQELQSELRKRSKKSFDLKLGEKAYVKATCVKCHRYGKLGEKVGPDLTHVSRRLQRKEIMTATIFPSHFVSEEYPTFTIITEAGKTLTGMMGAAGPDQIMLLTSEGTKQLVNKDEVDEIIPVKKSSMPEGLLNLLTKEEAIQLFGYLTTLPEGASQGYRHTTR, from the coding sequence ATGATCACCGGGAGTAGACTCAGCAGTATTAGTGCGGTGATTGTATTATTGTTGGTCAGTATTCCGTCGGCGGTTATGGCGATGAAACCTGCTCTCTCGCTGCCGATTGAAGACCTGGAAAACGCTATTCTGGAAGAAGTGTCTCCGGGGGATTATCGGATTTTGGTCGAAGGCCAGCCTCTGGAACGAATGACGGGGGCTGAATTTCCCGCGTTACGCAATCTGGAAATCAAATTACAAAACAAAAATCTTCGTGAAAAGCAGGCAGACCGCACGATCAATGCATTGCTGATCGCGATGGCACGGATCGCTGACGAACCGACGTTGATCTATCTGCATGAACTGTATGAGTCCTATCCGGAACGTCGGAATGATGTGGCGGAAGCCATCAGCTGGTATGCCCGGGAAAATCAGCGGCGGGATGCAGACTGGCGAATTTTAGTTCGTTCTCTGAATATGGTTGAAGGAGAGCAGGCAAAAGCAGTCATGAAGACGTTAGCGAAATTTCGTCGACGCTCGAATAAAGCCCAATGGATTCGCCAGGCCATTCTGGTCGGACTGGAACAGGATGCGGAAGGGCAGCAACTTGCCTCTGATCTGTTAGAGCATTGGACGGGAAAGCAGTTGAAACAGCTGACTAGTGAGAAGCAGTCGCCGATGCTTGCCTGGCAGAAATGGTTTGCGGAAAAATATCCTGATGAGTTGGCTGCAGTCCTCCCGGTTGAAGCGAAAGACAGTCGCTGGAAATATCAGGAATTACAGAGCGAGTTGCGGAAGCGATCCAAGAAATCTTTTGATTTGAAACTGGGTGAGAAGGCGTATGTCAAAGCAACGTGTGTGAAGTGTCACCGTTATGGGAAACTGGGAGAAAAAGTGGGACCCGATCTGACGCACGTCAGTCGCAGATTACAGCGGAAAGAAATAATGACGGCTACCATCTTTCCCTCGCACTTTGTGTCAGAAGAGTATCCGACATTCACAATTATTACAGAGGCTGGTAAAACATTGACGGGCATGATGGGAGCGGCGGGCCCGGATCAGATCATGTTGTTAACTAGCGAAGGCACGAAGCAACTGGTTAACAAAGACGAGGTCGACGAGATTATTCCCGTGAAAAAGTCATCAATGCCGGAAGGATTGCTGAATCTGTTGACCAAGGAAGAAGCGATTCAGTTATTTGGCTATCTGACAACATTACCTGAGGGGGCTTCACAGGGATATCGGCATACGACTCGATAA